The genomic stretch GGATCTCCGTATCCCGTGTGGGCGGCGCCGCGCAGACCAAGATCATGAAGAAACTGTCCGGTGGTATTCGTACCGCGCTGGCGCAGTACCGCGAACTGGCGGCTTTCTCCCAGTTTGCTTCCGATCTGGACGACGCGACCCGTAAACAGCTGAGCCACGGTCAGAAAGTGACCGAGCTGCTGAAACAGAAACAGTATGCGCCGATGTCCGTTGCGCAGCAGTCTCTGGTGCTGTTCGCAGCTGAACGCGGTTATCTGGAAGACGTTGAACTGGCGAAAGTCGGCAGTTTCGAAGCCGCGCTGCTGGCCTATGCCAGCCGTGAGCACGGCGAGCTTCTGCAGCAGATCGACCAGACTGGCGCTTATAACGATGAGATCGAGGGTAAATTCAAAAGCATCCTCGATACCTTTAAGGCAACCCAGTCCTGGTAACGCCCCGTGGCCTGCCTTAACGGCAGGCCGCTAGGCATTGAGGAGAAGCTAAGATGGCCGGCGCAAAAGAGATACGTAGTAAGATCGGAAGCGTCCAGAACACGCAGAAGATCACCAAAGCGATGGAAATGGTCGCCGCTTCCAAAATGCGTAAATCGCAGGATCGTATGGCGGCCAGCCGTCCTTATGCGGAAACCATACGCAAAGTGATTGGTCACCTTGCGTTAGGGAATCTGGAATATAAACACCCGTACCTGGAAGAGCGTGACGTCAAGCGCGTCGGGTATCTGGTGGTGTCTACCGACCGTGGCCTGTGTGGCGGCCTGAACATCAACCTGTTCAAGAAGCTGCTGGGCGAAATGAAAGCCTGGAATGAAAAAGGCGCCGAGATCGATTTGGCGATGATTGGTTCCAAAGGCGTCTCTTTCTTCGGTTCAGTAGGCGCAAACATTGTTGCTCAGGTTACCGGCATGGGGGATAACCCTTCGCTGTCCGAATTGATCGGGCCGGTGAAAGTCATGCTGCAGGCCTACGACGAAGGTCGTCTGGACAAACTGTACGTGGTGAGCAACAAGTTCATCAATACCATGTCTCAGGTTCCACAAGTTGTTCAGCTGCTGCCGCTGCCTCCGGCGGAAGAGGGCGAGCTGACGAAAAAATCCTGGGATTACCTGTATGAACCCGATCCTAAGTCGCTACTGGATACCCTGTTGCGCCGCTATGTGGAGTCTCAGGTTTATCAGGGCGTCGTAGAAAACCTGGCCAGTGAACAGGCCGCGCGAATGGTAGCGATGAAGGCCGCAACGGATAACGGCGGCAACCTGATCAAAGAGCTGCAGTTGGTTTACAACAAGGCTCGTCAGGCAAGCATCACTCAGGAACTCACCGAAATCGTATCGGGAGCCTCCGCGGTTTAAATCAGGTTTTACGAATTACGTATTGTCGAATTACGTAGAGGATTCAAGATGGCTACTGGAAAGATTATCCAGGTAATCGGCGCCGTGGTGGACGTCGAGTTCCCTCAGGATGCCGTACCGAATGTGTACGACGCCCTTGAGGTAGAGAAAGAGGCTGAGAAGCTGGTGCTGGAAGTGCAGCAGCAGCTGGGCGGCGGTCTGGTTCGTTGTATTGCAATGGGTTCTTCGGACGGTCTGCGTCGTGGTCTGAAAGTCACCAACCTGGCGCATCCGATCGAAGTACCGGTTGGTAAGGCTACGCTGGGTCGTATCATGAACGTACTGGGTGAACCGGTCGACATGAAAGGGCCGATTGGTGAAGAAGAGCGCTGGGCGATTCACCGCGCGGCGCCGACGTATGAAGAACTGTCCAACTCTCAGGAACTGCTGGAAACCGGCATCAAGGTTATCGACCTGATCTGTCCGTTTGCGAAGGGCGGTAAAGTCGGTCTGTTCGGTGGTGCGGGTGTAGGTAAAACCGTAAACATGATGGAGCTGATCCGTAACATCGCGATCGAGCACTCCGGTTACTCCGTGTTTGCAGGCGTGGGCGAGCGTACCCGTGAAGGTAACGACTTCTACCACGAAATGACCGACTCCAACGTTATCGACAAAGTATCGCTGGTGTATGGCCAGATGAACGAGCCGCCTGGAAGCCGTCTGCGCGTGGCGCTGACCGGTCTGACTATGGCGGAGAAATTCCGTGACGAAGGCCGTGACGTTCTGTTGTTCGTCGACAACATCTACCGTTACACCCTGGCGGGGACCGAAGTATCCGCGCTGCTGGGTCGTATGCCGTCTGCAGTAGGCTATCAGCCGACGCTGGCGGAAGAGATGGGTGTGCTGCAGGAGCGTATTACCTCCACCAAGACAGGTTCAATCACCTCCATCCAGGCCGTTTACGTGCCTGCGGACGACCTGACTGACCCGTCTCCGGCAACTACCTTTGCGCATCTGGACTCAACTGTAACGCTGAGCCGTCAAATCGCATCTCTGGGTATCTACCCGGCCGTTGACCCGCTGGATTCCACCAGCCGTCAGTTGGATCCGCTGGTTGTGGGTCAGGAGCACTACGATGTGGCGCGTGGCGTGCAGTCCATTCTGCAGCGTTACCAGGAACTGAAGGACATCATCGCGATTCTGGGTATGGACGAGCTGTCTGAAGAAGACAAGCTGGTGGTATCCCGTGCGCGTAAGATCCAGCGCTTCCTGTCCCAGCCGTTCTTCGTAGCTGAAGTCTTCACCGGTTCTCCGGGTAAATACGTGACGCTGAAAGACACCATCCGTGGTTTCAAAGGCATTATGGAAGGCGAATACGACCACCTGCCGGAACAGGCGTTCTACATGGTTGGTTCCATTGACGAAGTAGTGGAAAAAGCCAAGAAACTGTAACGCCTTGATAGGAGGGTGATATGGCTGCTATGACTTACCATCTGGATGTCGTTAGTGCGGAACAGGCAATGTTTTCCGGTCTGGTGCAGAAGATCCAGGTGACCGGTAGCGAAGGCGAACTGGGAATCTATCCTGGCCACGCCCCCCTGCTCACGGCCATTAAGCCTGGTATGGTGCGCATTGTTAAACAGCACGGCGAAGAAGAGTATATCTACCTGTCCGGCGGTATCCTTGAGGTACAGCCGAACATGGTGACCGTGCTGTCCGATACCGCCATTCGTGGGCAGGATCTTGATGAAGCGCGTGCGCTGGAAGCGAAACGCAGAGCGGAAGAGCATATCCGCAATTCACACGGTGATGTGGATTATGCTCAGGCTTCTGCCGATCTGGCAAAAGCCATTGCCAAGCTGCGCGTCATTGAGCTGACCAAAAAAGCGATGTAACAGATGCAGATGTAACCATCATGCAGATGTAAAAAAGCCAGCTGAATCAGCTGGCTTTTTTTATGCCCGACGCGCCGTCGGGCTGGTGTTGACGGGCACCGCTTTTGGCGCCCTCAGATTTATGCCGGTTATTTCTTCTTCAGAAAATCACCCAATTGCAGATTGCCTTTTTCATCGCGACTGAAGACCGCCGGCACCGCGACGGATTTGTAATTCGCCGTGGTGATCTCCTTGCCCTGACTGTTGAGCGCACGGTTATTCTTGATGAAATAGTTGCTGGCATCCACTCGGCCCACCACCGCATCGTCATACTTACCGGGTTGAGTACGCAGCGAAACGTTGTTTTTGAAAATCCCTTGTTTTTCCGGGCCATAGTAAGGGCTTGGGCGGAAGATAAAGTTGAAGCGAACGTTATCCAGCGCGATGTTGTTGGTGACTTGCAGCGCGCCTGGGTTGAAGTTGTCGCTGAACCCGTCCATGTGGTTGCCGATAGCGATGCTATTTTTCACCTGATGAGCCACTGGCTGGCCTTCGCCCCCCAGTTTAAAGCCGTTGCTGGTGTTGTTGACCGAAATGGAATTCTCGATCACCACAACCCCGTTCGGGCCGTCTTCAATTTTGTTGAACAGGTCGAAGCCGTCATCAACATTGTCATGGGAGAATGCGCCGCGAATCACGTTACCCTCGCCGACGCGCATTTTCACGGCGAAGCCGTCCGCATCTTTTTTGCTGGGATCCTGATTGCTGTGCGATTCCGAGTTCAGAATCAGGTTATGGCTGGCCCACAGCGGACGACCCACGCTGTCGCTGGAGGAAACCTGAATACCGGTGTTGTCGCAGTGGTGCGCCAGCACGCGTTCAATCTGGTTGTAGCTGCCCTCAATACGGAAGCTTTTTTCCGTGATTTCAACGCCTTTGACTTTCCAGTAGCTGGCGTTGAGCTGTAGCCCGTGGAATACCGCTTTTTTGCCGGCCGGCATCAACGTTTTAATTCCGTTGGCGTTGCCGCTGGCGCTGACCGGAATCACGGTGGCGCTGTAATCGCCGTCCATCAACCACAGCGTGCCGCCGGCCTGCAGGGCGTTAATGGCCGTTTTGATATCCAGCGGCGCGTTCTTGCTGCCGTTGTTGTCGGCTTTGCCTTCCGGAGAAACATACAGATTTTTGGCATCGGCCAGCTTGATTTTTTCCACGCTGAACGAGGTTTCTTTCGCCGTTTTGTCTTCGCCTTCACCCGGCAGGTAAACCAGTTTGAAATCGGATTTAGGCTGCGTCAGCTTCGCGGTAAGAGAGAAATAATCGCCGGCGCGAATTTTTTGCGGTTTGCCGAGCGATTTGCCGTTCTGGAACACTTCAATAGTGCCGTTGTAATTGACCCGCGCCTGTACCGGGTAGGTCTCGCTGGCGGAGAGCGGGGAAGATGCAACCTGCAACAACGGCGCATTGACTTCTGCTTTGAATGGGGCGGAAGGTTTGGTGTTGGCCGGGCTGGTGGTCAGACTGGCATTGCTGATGGTGATCTTCGCGTTACGGGAGGCGAAGAACCCCACATAGTAGTGATTCTTGTCCTGATGAGTGACTAAATCCGCGCCTTTTACCGTCTTGCTGACCCACTGGTCGCTGCCCTTGGGCGCATAAGAGGTGATGAAGCCGTCATCCGTGCGTTCCAGTTTCAGGCGGAACGTTGGCGTTTGTTCCAGATTGATTTTTTCCTGATAGCTGGCGCGGGTGATTTGTGCGTTGGTATTACCCCAGGGCTGCGTAACGCCATCGCGGCTGATGAGCTGCATCTTCACTTCGGTTTTCGATTTTTTATCCTGCGTCATGATGGCGTTCATCACCATGTTCGATGCCGCCGGAAACTCTTCGTATCCCTCTTTCAACGGCTCCTGACGCGGTACGCCGAGAATATCGCGCACCAGCAGGCCGGCGCCTTCCTGAGCGTTGGGTTTGGCGTCGCTTTCCGGGCCGAACTGATCGACCGTCACATCGGATTGCAGCGTGAAATTCACGTTGGCGGGCAACTGCGTGTAGAAGAAGGTCAAGCCGTCATGCGTATTGGCGATTTTTCCTCCCCGGCTTTCGATAGTGATCGGCGCGGACAGGTCGACCTTGTCATTTACTGTCAGCTTTTTGCCGTTGATGGTGACGTCGTTGACGCCCACCTTGTCCGGCAGGACGTTGGTCGCGAAATTCACATCCGTGGACTGGCCGAACGCGATGCTATGCCAGACTGGCGCGGTATCCTGAGTGGCGGCAACGGCGGTATTGGAACCCAGAAGCAAAAAAGAATTTAGGGCGACAGAGAGAAGCCCCGAAGCAGCGTATTTCATGTTTTCCCCATCATTATTTGTTATTGATCGGCGCATTATGTCAAAAAATGAAACACTGTTTCTTTTGGCTGCTTCACAAACTGAACGGCAGAATTCACCTGATGAAACAATTAGTTTCATTTTGTTATCCCGGTCTCGATTTTATGAAACAGCGGTTTGTATTCCTCGCGTGTTTTATGTCTGAGCACGGTCGGAGAAAACCGGCGGCGAGCGCGTTTCGCATTACCCAAATCCTGCCGGGTTGGGTAAACTCTGATGACTGTATTTTTTCAGCCCCGGATTGGCTCTGAGACGTATTTTTCGCTGAAAAATATGTAGTAATCCGGCGCGATAACGGGTTTACTTTCGTTCGTCCGCCTTCAGCGGGACACCATTCAGTTTTTAGTCAGGATGCCTATGTCAAACAGTGCAATGAGTGTGGTTATCCTCGCCGCCGGCAAGGGAACCCGCATGTATTCCGATCTTCCCAAAGTCCTCCACCCTCTGGCGGGTAAACCCATTGTTCAGCATGTAATTGATGCCGCGATGGACGTTGGCGCCCGGCGCATTCACCTGGTTTACGGGCATGGCGCGGATCTGATCCGGGAAACGCTGACGGAAACGTCGCTTAACTGGGTATTGCAGGCCGAGCAGTTGGGAACCGGTCATGCGGTGCAGCAGGCGGCCGACGGTTTTGACGATAACGAAGACATCCTGATTCTGTACGGCGATGTGCCGCTTATCTCCCCTGAAACGCTGCAACGTCTGGTGGCGGCCAAGCCGCAAGGCGGGATTGGCCTGCTGACCGTCAATCTGGCCGACCCCAGCGGTTACGGCCGTATTGTGCGGGACAACGGCGAAGTGGTGGGGATCGTTGAGCACAAAGACGCCACCGAGCAGCAGCGTGCGATCAATGAAATCAATACCGGCATTCTGGTGGCGGGCGGCCGTGATTTGAAGCGTTGGTTAAGCCAGCTCAATAATCACAATGTGCAGGGCGAATATTATCTTACCGATATCATCGCCATGGCGGCGCAGGAAGGCCAGCGCGTGGTGGCGGTGCAGCCATCGCGGTTGAGCGAAGTGGAAGGCATCAACAACCGCCTGCAACTGGCGACGCTGGAGCGCACTTATCAGCGCGAGCAAGCCGAGCAGTTGTTGCTGGCTGGCGTCATGCTGCTAGATCCGGCCCGTTTCGATCTGCGTGGCGAACTGGAACACGGGCGTGATGTGACGATCGATGCCAATGTCATTCTGGAAGGCCGGGTGACGCTGGGTCATCGGGTTAAAATCGGCGCGGGCTGCGTGATCAAAAATAGCGTGATCGGCGACGATTGCGAACTCAGCCCTTACACCGTGGTGGAAAACGCAGTGTTGGAAGCGCGTTGTACTATCGGCCCGTTCGCCCGCCTGCGCCCCGGCGCGGTGCTGGAAGAGGACGCGCACGTAGGCAACTTTGTCGAATTGAAGAAAGCGCGTCTCGGCAAAGGGTCGAAGGCCGGTCATCTGACCTACCTCGGCGACGCTGATATCGGCGCGGGCGTGAACATCGGCGCGGGCGTCATTACCTGTAACTACGATGGCGCCAACAAGCACCAGACGGTTATCGGCGACGACGTGTTCGTCGGTTCGGATAGCCAGTTGATAGCGCCGGTCAAGGTGGCCAACGGCGCAACCATCGCGGCGGGCACTACGGTAACCCGTAATGTGGGTGAAAATGAACTGGTCATCAGCCGCGTCAAACAGACCCATATCACGGGCTGGAAACGTCCGGTGAAGAAAAAATAGTCTTACCCCCCTCGGATGCTGCGATCTTCGCTGACGCGTGGAAGAAAAAGGATCCGAGGGCGGAATGCGTCTTGAGATAAGACGGTTTTGGCCTGCGTTGCGCTGGCGAGCGCAGGCCAAAACATAATAATTCCCCATTCTCTACAAGGCTCGGGGAACCCGGAATAAACCGGAACAATCAGGTCTAAAGACATCGTGGTGACACAATATGTCACTTTTACAGGAATACAACCGATGTGTGGAATTGTAGGCGCTGTTGCGCAACGAGATATTGCTGAGATCCTGCTGGAGGGGCTACGCCGCCTCGAGTACCGTGGTTATGACTCTGCCGGTCTGGCGGTGGTGAATGGCGAAGGACAGGTGTCCCGCCTGCGCCGTCTGGGCAAGGTGCAGGTGCTGGCGCAGGCGGCGGAAGAACAGCCGCTGGTCGGCGGAACCGGTATCGCTCACACCCGCTGGGCGACTCACGGCGAGCCGTCCGAACAAAATGCTCACCCGCATGTGTCGGAGCACATTATCGTGGTGCACAACGGGATTATCGAAAACCATGAGCCGCTGCGCGAGCTGATGGTATCCCGTGGTTATCGTTTTGTCTCCGAAACCGATACCGAAGTGGTGGCGCATCTGGTGCACTGGGAACAGCAGCAGAACGGCGGTTCGCTGCTGGACATCGTGCAGCGCGTTATCCCGCAACTGCGCGGCGCGTACGGCATGGTGCTGCTGGATAGCCGCGACCCCAACGTGCTGGTTGCCGCGCGCTCCGGTAGCCCGCTGGTGATTGGCCGCGGCGTGGGCGAAAACTTCATTGCCTCCGACCAACTGGCGCTGCTGCCGGTAACCCGCCGTTTCATCTTTCTGGAAGAAGGCGATATCGCTGAAGTCACTCGTCGTACGGTACGTATCGTTAACCGTCAGGGGCAGGACGTTAATCGCGAAGAGATTGAATCAAAAGTACAGTACGACGCTGGCGACAAAGGCGCGTACCGTCACTACATGCAGAAAGAGATCTACGAACAGCCGATGGCGATCAAAAACACCCTGGAAGGGCGTTTTAGCCACGGCGAAATCAACCTGTCCGAGCTTGGCCCGCAAGCCGATGCGCTGCTGGCAAAAGTCCAGCATATCCAGATTATCGCCTGCGGCACGTCTTACAACTCCGGCATGGTGTCGCGCTACTGGTTCGAGTCGCTGGCGGGGATTCCGTGCGACGTGG from Dickeya fangzhongdai encodes the following:
- the pelX gene encoding pectate disaccharide-lyase PelX, with protein sequence MKYAASGLLSVALNSFLLLGSNTAVAATQDTAPVWHSIAFGQSTDVNFATNVLPDKVGVNDVTINGKKLTVNDKVDLSAPITIESRGGKIANTHDGLTFFYTQLPANVNFTLQSDVTVDQFGPESDAKPNAQEGAGLLVRDILGVPRQEPLKEGYEEFPAASNMVMNAIMTQDKKSKTEVKMQLISRDGVTQPWGNTNAQITRASYQEKINLEQTPTFRLKLERTDDGFITSYAPKGSDQWVSKTVKGADLVTHQDKNHYYVGFFASRNAKITISNASLTTSPANTKPSAPFKAEVNAPLLQVASSPLSASETYPVQARVNYNGTIEVFQNGKSLGKPQKIRAGDYFSLTAKLTQPKSDFKLVYLPGEGEDKTAKETSFSVEKIKLADAKNLYVSPEGKADNNGSKNAPLDIKTAINALQAGGTLWLMDGDYSATVIPVSASGNANGIKTLMPAGKKAVFHGLQLNASYWKVKGVEITEKSFRIEGSYNQIERVLAHHCDNTGIQVSSSDSVGRPLWASHNLILNSESHSNQDPSKKDADGFAVKMRVGEGNVIRGAFSHDNVDDGFDLFNKIEDGPNGVVVIENSISVNNTSNGFKLGGEGQPVAHQVKNSIAIGNHMDGFSDNFNPGALQVTNNIALDNVRFNFIFRPSPYYGPEKQGIFKNNVSLRTQPGKYDDAVVGRVDASNYFIKNNRALNSQGKEITTANYKSVAVPAVFSRDEKGNLQLGDFLKKK
- the glmU gene encoding bifunctional UDP-N-acetylglucosamine diphosphorylase/glucosamine-1-phosphate N-acetyltransferase GlmU, producing the protein MSNSAMSVVILAAGKGTRMYSDLPKVLHPLAGKPIVQHVIDAAMDVGARRIHLVYGHGADLIRETLTETSLNWVLQAEQLGTGHAVQQAADGFDDNEDILILYGDVPLISPETLQRLVAAKPQGGIGLLTVNLADPSGYGRIVRDNGEVVGIVEHKDATEQQRAINEINTGILVAGGRDLKRWLSQLNNHNVQGEYYLTDIIAMAAQEGQRVVAVQPSRLSEVEGINNRLQLATLERTYQREQAEQLLLAGVMLLDPARFDLRGELEHGRDVTIDANVILEGRVTLGHRVKIGAGCVIKNSVIGDDCELSPYTVVENAVLEARCTIGPFARLRPGAVLEEDAHVGNFVELKKARLGKGSKAGHLTYLGDADIGAGVNIGAGVITCNYDGANKHQTVIGDDVFVGSDSQLIAPVKVANGATIAAGTTVTRNVGENELVISRVKQTHITGWKRPVKKK
- a CDS encoding F0F1 ATP synthase subunit epsilon, with the protein product MTYHLDVVSAEQAMFSGLVQKIQVTGSEGELGIYPGHAPLLTAIKPGMVRIVKQHGEEEYIYLSGGILEVQPNMVTVLSDTAIRGQDLDEARALEAKRRAEEHIRNSHGDVDYAQASADLAKAIAKLRVIELTKKAM
- the atpG gene encoding F0F1 ATP synthase subunit gamma — translated: MAGAKEIRSKIGSVQNTQKITKAMEMVAASKMRKSQDRMAASRPYAETIRKVIGHLALGNLEYKHPYLEERDVKRVGYLVVSTDRGLCGGLNINLFKKLLGEMKAWNEKGAEIDLAMIGSKGVSFFGSVGANIVAQVTGMGDNPSLSELIGPVKVMLQAYDEGRLDKLYVVSNKFINTMSQVPQVVQLLPLPPAEEGELTKKSWDYLYEPDPKSLLDTLLRRYVESQVYQGVVENLASEQAARMVAMKAATDNGGNLIKELQLVYNKARQASITQELTEIVSGASAV
- the atpD gene encoding F0F1 ATP synthase subunit beta, translating into MATGKIIQVIGAVVDVEFPQDAVPNVYDALEVEKEAEKLVLEVQQQLGGGLVRCIAMGSSDGLRRGLKVTNLAHPIEVPVGKATLGRIMNVLGEPVDMKGPIGEEERWAIHRAAPTYEELSNSQELLETGIKVIDLICPFAKGGKVGLFGGAGVGKTVNMMELIRNIAIEHSGYSVFAGVGERTREGNDFYHEMTDSNVIDKVSLVYGQMNEPPGSRLRVALTGLTMAEKFRDEGRDVLLFVDNIYRYTLAGTEVSALLGRMPSAVGYQPTLAEEMGVLQERITSTKTGSITSIQAVYVPADDLTDPSPATTFAHLDSTVTLSRQIASLGIYPAVDPLDSTSRQLDPLVVGQEHYDVARGVQSILQRYQELKDIIAILGMDELSEEDKLVVSRARKIQRFLSQPFFVAEVFTGSPGKYVTLKDTIRGFKGIMEGEYDHLPEQAFYMVGSIDEVVEKAKKL
- the glmS gene encoding glutamine--fructose-6-phosphate transaminase (isomerizing), whose protein sequence is MCGIVGAVAQRDIAEILLEGLRRLEYRGYDSAGLAVVNGEGQVSRLRRLGKVQVLAQAAEEQPLVGGTGIAHTRWATHGEPSEQNAHPHVSEHIIVVHNGIIENHEPLRELMVSRGYRFVSETDTEVVAHLVHWEQQQNGGSLLDIVQRVIPQLRGAYGMVLLDSRDPNVLVAARSGSPLVIGRGVGENFIASDQLALLPVTRRFIFLEEGDIAEVTRRTVRIVNRQGQDVNREEIESKVQYDAGDKGAYRHYMQKEIYEQPMAIKNTLEGRFSHGEINLSELGPQADALLAKVQHIQIIACGTSYNSGMVSRYWFESLAGIPCDVEIASEFRYRKPAVRANSLMITLSQSGETADTLAALRLSKELGYLGSLAICNVAGSSLVRESDLALMTRAGTEIGVASTKAFTTQLTVLLMLVARIGRLRGMDARIEHDIVHALQALPARIEQMLSQDKLIESLAEGFSDKHHALFLGRGDQYPIAMEGALKLKEISYIHAEAYAAGELKHGPLALIDADMPVVVVAPNNDLLEKLKSNIEEVRARGGELYVFADEQAGFTSDSDMMKIIQLPHVEEVIAPIFYTVPLQLLSYHVALIKGTDVDQPRNLAKSVTVE